The following proteins are co-located in the Bosea sp. AS-1 genome:
- a CDS encoding CbtA family protein: MVTRVLTVSLLAGLLAGLIVAALQHVTTTPLILKAETYESAMMAPTPSHAAFDGGARIILAHGGADHAAGAEHDEWKPQDGAQRMLFTSAATIGTAIGFAALLLAGMLAAGDTIDQRRALIWGACGFLAFGLAPGMGLAPELPGAASAALRERQLWWIGTAIATAIGLFLFLRHEAPWLKLLAVVVILLPHIVGAPHAPTPESKVPAELAAHFTSLSLGIQAALWLVTAFAVGTLWPWASRRAEAR; this comes from the coding sequence ATGGTTACGCGTGTTCTCACGGTCAGCCTTCTGGCCGGGCTTCTGGCTGGGCTGATCGTCGCCGCCCTCCAGCATGTCACCACCACTCCACTGATCCTCAAGGCGGAGACCTACGAAAGCGCCATGATGGCGCCGACGCCGTCGCATGCCGCCTTCGACGGCGGGGCGCGGATCATCCTCGCCCATGGCGGTGCCGATCATGCTGCCGGCGCCGAGCATGACGAATGGAAGCCGCAGGACGGCGCCCAGCGCATGCTCTTCACCAGCGCCGCCACGATCGGGACCGCGATCGGCTTCGCCGCGTTGCTGCTTGCCGGCATGCTCGCGGCCGGCGACACCATCGATCAGCGTCGCGCGCTGATCTGGGGCGCCTGCGGCTTCCTCGCTTTCGGCCTCGCACCGGGGATGGGGCTCGCGCCGGAGTTGCCGGGCGCGGCCTCGGCCGCGCTGCGGGAACGCCAGCTCTGGTGGATCGGGACCGCGATCGCCACGGCGATCGGCCTCTTCCTGTTCCTGCGCCACGAGGCGCCGTGGCTCAAGCTGCTGGCCGTCGTCGTGATCCTGCTGCCGCACATCGTCGGGGCGCCGCATGCCCCCACGCCAGAGAGCAAGGTGCCGGCCGAGCTCGCCGCGCATTTCACCTCGCTTTCGCTCGGCATCCAGGCGGCGCTCTGGCTGGTCACCGCCTTCGCGGTCGGCACGCTCTGGCCTTGGGCAAGCCGCCGCGCCGAAGCGCGCTAG
- a CDS encoding DUF1636 domain-containing protein — MSEGDLTIHVCTACRRARADLPEGYDQPGLALAEALAERLIAKGSAIPVLPVECLAVCKRPCTVAFAADGKWTYLIGDLETDTHLDEIVGAAEAYAASANGIVPWKERPQSFRKGVVARVPPLPARQQG; from the coding sequence ATGTCCGAGGGAGACCTCACCATCCATGTCTGCACAGCGTGCAGACGGGCGCGCGCCGATCTGCCGGAGGGCTACGACCAGCCGGGGCTGGCGCTCGCCGAGGCGCTGGCCGAGCGCCTCATCGCCAAGGGCAGCGCGATCCCCGTGCTGCCCGTCGAATGCCTCGCCGTCTGCAAGCGGCCCTGCACCGTTGCCTTCGCGGCCGACGGCAAATGGACCTATCTGATCGGCGACCTCGAGACCGATACCCATCTCGACGAGATCGTCGGTGCGGCGGAGGCCTATGCCGCCAGCGCCAACGGCATCGTTCCCTGGAAAGAGCGGCCGCAGTCCTTCCGCAAGGGCGTGGTCGCGCGCGTGCCGCCTTTGCCGGCGCGCCAGCAAGGATGA
- the cobW gene encoding cobalamin biosynthesis protein CobW has translation MNAPQTTDLGKTTLSKTPCTIITGFLGAGKTTLVRHLLENAQGKKLAVLVNEFGDLGFDGSFLAGCGIEGCSEDDVVELPNGCICCTVADDFVPALEKLLNRPNPPEHILIETSGLALPKPLVTAFNWPAIRSRVTVDGVIAVVDGPAVAEGQFADDPEALAAQKAADASVEHDNPLEEVFEDQILCADLILLNKSDLVDEAGRARVKAEIAEHLPRAIKIVETAHGKVEPALIVGLSAAAESDLAARPSHHGEGEHDHDHDDFDSVAVPLPAGLSSEELSARVAKAAEAEGVLRLKGFTAVPGKPMRLVVQGVGRRVGHHFDRPWGASEARDGRLTVIGLKGFDLKAVEAALAGA, from the coding sequence ATGAACGCTCCGCAGACCACCGACCTCGGCAAGACGACGCTTAGCAAGACCCCTTGCACCATCATCACCGGCTTCCTCGGCGCCGGGAAGACGACGCTGGTGCGCCATCTCCTCGAGAATGCCCAGGGCAAGAAACTCGCGGTGCTCGTCAACGAGTTCGGCGACCTCGGCTTCGACGGCTCCTTCCTCGCCGGCTGCGGCATCGAGGGCTGCTCCGAGGACGATGTGGTCGAGCTGCCGAACGGCTGCATCTGCTGCACCGTCGCCGACGATTTCGTGCCGGCGCTGGAGAAACTGCTCAACCGGCCGAACCCGCCCGAGCACATCCTGATCGAGACCTCAGGTCTCGCCTTGCCGAAGCCGCTCGTCACAGCTTTCAATTGGCCGGCAATCCGTTCGCGGGTCACCGTCGACGGCGTCATCGCCGTGGTCGACGGCCCGGCGGTCGCCGAGGGCCAGTTCGCCGACGATCCGGAAGCGCTCGCCGCGCAGAAGGCAGCCGACGCTTCCGTCGAGCACGACAACCCGCTCGAAGAGGTCTTCGAGGACCAGATCCTCTGCGCCGACCTGATCCTGCTCAACAAGAGCGATCTCGTCGACGAGGCTGGCCGCGCGCGGGTCAAGGCCGAGATCGCCGAGCATCTGCCCAGGGCGATCAAGATCGTCGAGACCGCGCATGGCAAGGTCGAGCCGGCGCTGATCGTGGGCTTAAGCGCCGCTGCCGAGAGCGACCTTGCCGCCCGCCCGTCGCATCATGGCGAGGGCGAGCACGATCACGACCATGACGATTTCGACTCGGTCGCCGTGCCGCTGCCGGCAGGCTTGTCGTCGGAAGAATTGTCGGCGCGCGTCGCTAAGGCGGCCGAAGCCGAGGGCGTGCTGCGACTCAAGGGCTTCACCGCCGTGCCGGGCAAGCCGATGCGGCTCGTCGTGCAGGGTGTCGGCCGGCGCGTCGGCCATCATTTCGACCGGCCCTGGGGCGCGAGCGAAGCGCGCGACGGGCGCCTCACCGTGATCGGCCTCAAGGGCTTCGACCTCAAGGCCGTGGAAGCGGCGCTCGCGGGGGCGTAA
- the cobN gene encoding cobaltochelatase subunit CobN, whose product MHLLPTSEIRLDDGEDAVDLALPPGDVLVLSFTDSDLSALAVAAGDSSLSVRLAPLRRLKHPLSVDFLIEKTATQCRFVLVRCLGGLDYWRYGIEQLSAACRSRGIPLAILPGDERDDPRLGDHATVPADFTTELLAYFQAGGGTENMRRLLVRIGAHLANEDLGDATHSAPLTLAPVFALGSSDTPLRWRDALAALPTDRPLVPILLYRSGVAAGDTAMGAAIAAALAAHGLAPLPLALTSLKDPVVTAEIAALIATRKPALIITTTAFSAREGTGFVLDGADCPILQAVPVGSPREAWEASPRGLSAADLAMQVALPEFDGRIGAIPVAFKAEESDPATGLAIRRLVPDPGGIAALADLARQWIALAQKPAAERRLALVMSDYPARGGRAGFAVGLDTPASITAIRTLLGEAGYEVGSATSPVIPGLTRDDDAGMTEGALLMASLTTGPTSLSIPLAAYRDWFATIPAAARNALIGSHGVPEADPDCRDGAFQFRAVRYGSLTIALQPPRDATPDRKARYHDPDAPPGHGYLAFYLALRRTEAIDALIHLGTHGTTEWLPGKAVALSASCWPRLAVGGLPVIYPYVVDDPGEAAPAKRRLSAVTLGHLPPPLAAVEAASETALLRDLVEEFSQAQVLDPRRADLVAAEIRARAETSGLATSCGVAPDTEMNEALTRLDAHLCDIAELPFRDGLHVFGQSEADPASARNERENLLRALDGRFVPPGPAGSPHRGRPDVLPTGRNLSTLDPRAIPTRAATRLGKLAAQAVVSRHLQDHGDYPRRILMDLWASPTLRSGGEDIAHALALMGVEPLWDHASTRVTGFSIVPQPKLAYPRLDVTLRISGTFRDTFPGQIALIDQAARAVAALDEPDDWNEPAAARHRGEHGARIFGAAPGRYGAAMADRALDGDWMRREELGAAYLAASDHAYGGPEGVGIADAGFAARIRSSDAFIHVSDTAGRDILEATSAADVIGGLAAAAKALGAGPTLYSLDSSNPEAPKARTLAEDIARIVHGRLTHPRWIASQLAHGWRGAAELAEAVDTLFVFAASTDAVADGLFDAVFQAYCADPQVWAALEAANAPAAASIRSRLAEAARRGLWTSRRNSVGAFLAREAAE is encoded by the coding sequence ATGCACCTTCTCCCGACCAGCGAGATCAGGCTCGACGATGGCGAGGACGCCGTCGATCTCGCCCTGCCGCCGGGAGATGTGCTTGTCCTCTCCTTCACCGACAGCGACCTCTCGGCGCTCGCGGTGGCGGCAGGTGACAGCAGCCTGTCGGTGCGTCTCGCACCGCTCCGACGGCTGAAACACCCGCTCTCCGTCGATTTCCTGATCGAAAAGACGGCGACGCAATGCCGCTTCGTGCTGGTGCGCTGCCTCGGCGGTCTGGACTACTGGCGCTATGGCATCGAGCAGCTCAGTGCCGCTTGTCGCTCGCGCGGCATCCCGCTCGCGATCCTGCCAGGGGACGAACGCGACGATCCGCGGCTTGGCGATCACGCGACCGTGCCAGCCGACTTCACGACCGAGCTTCTGGCTTATTTCCAGGCCGGCGGCGGCACCGAGAACATGCGGCGGTTGCTAGTCCGGATCGGGGCGCATCTGGCGAATGAGGATCTGGGCGATGCAACCCATTCCGCTCCGCTCACGCTGGCGCCCGTCTTCGCGCTTGGCAGCAGCGACACGCCCCTTCGGTGGCGCGATGCCCTCGCCGCCTTGCCTACCGATCGGCCGCTTGTCCCGATCCTGCTCTATCGTTCAGGCGTTGCGGCCGGCGACACGGCCATGGGCGCGGCGATCGCCGCGGCCTTGGCAGCGCATGGCCTCGCACCCCTTCCGCTCGCTCTGACCAGCCTGAAAGACCCGGTCGTCACAGCCGAAATTGCGGCACTGATCGCAACACGCAAGCCGGCGCTGATCATCACCACCACCGCCTTCTCCGCCCGCGAAGGCACGGGCTTCGTGCTCGACGGCGCCGATTGCCCAATCCTGCAGGCGGTTCCCGTCGGCAGTCCGCGTGAGGCCTGGGAGGCCTCCCCGCGTGGTCTCTCCGCCGCCGATCTCGCCATGCAGGTGGCCCTGCCGGAGTTCGACGGGCGCATCGGCGCCATCCCCGTCGCGTTCAAGGCCGAGGAGAGCGACCCGGCTACCGGCCTCGCCATCCGCCGGCTCGTGCCCGATCCGGGTGGCATCGCCGCATTGGCCGACCTCGCGCGGCAATGGATCGCACTGGCACAGAAGCCCGCCGCCGAGCGGCGGCTCGCACTGGTGATGTCGGACTATCCCGCGCGCGGCGGGCGAGCCGGTTTCGCGGTCGGTCTCGACACGCCGGCAAGCATCACCGCGATCCGAACCTTGCTGGGGGAAGCGGGATACGAGGTTGGCTCTGCAACCTCCCCCGTCATCCCGGGCCTGACCCGGGATGACGATGCGGGAATGACAGAGGGGGCCTTGCTTATGGCCTCGCTCACCACAGGCCCGACAAGCCTGAGCATCCCGCTCGCCGCCTATCGCGACTGGTTCGCGACCATCCCCGCCGCAGCGCGCAATGCCCTCATCGGTAGCCACGGCGTCCCGGAAGCCGACCCTGACTGCCGCGACGGCGCCTTCCAATTCCGCGCGGTGCGCTATGGCAGCCTGACCATCGCGCTCCAGCCGCCGCGCGATGCGACGCCCGACCGCAAGGCGCGCTATCATGATCCCGACGCCCCGCCGGGACACGGCTATCTCGCCTTCTACCTCGCACTGCGCCGGACCGAAGCCATCGACGCGCTGATCCATCTCGGCACGCATGGCACCACGGAATGGCTGCCTGGCAAGGCGGTGGCGCTCTCGGCGAGCTGCTGGCCGCGCCTCGCGGTCGGCGGCCTCCCGGTGATCTATCCTTATGTCGTCGACGACCCCGGCGAGGCTGCGCCGGCCAAGCGGCGGCTCTCGGCCGTCACGCTCGGGCATCTGCCACCACCGCTGGCTGCGGTGGAGGCGGCCAGCGAAACCGCGCTGCTGCGCGATCTCGTCGAGGAATTCTCGCAAGCGCAGGTGCTCGATCCACGCCGCGCCGACCTCGTCGCCGCCGAAATCCGCGCCCGGGCCGAGACGAGCGGTCTCGCCACCTCCTGCGGCGTCGCGCCCGATACCGAGATGAACGAGGCGCTGACGCGGCTCGATGCTCATCTCTGCGACATCGCCGAACTGCCCTTCCGCGACGGCTTGCATGTCTTCGGACAGTCCGAGGCCGACCCCGCCTCCGCCCGCAACGAACGCGAAAACCTGCTTCGCGCCCTCGATGGCCGCTTCGTCCCGCCCGGCCCGGCCGGCTCGCCGCATCGCGGCCGCCCCGATGTCCTGCCGACCGGCCGCAACCTCTCGACGCTCGATCCGCGCGCGATCCCGACACGCGCAGCAACGCGGCTCGGAAAACTGGCCGCGCAGGCGGTTGTCTCGCGCCATCTGCAGGATCACGGCGACTATCCACGCCGGATCCTCATGGATCTGTGGGCCTCGCCGACGCTGCGCTCGGGTGGCGAAGACATCGCTCATGCGCTTGCTCTCATGGGCGTCGAGCCACTCTGGGACCATGCCTCGACCCGTGTAACCGGCTTCAGCATCGTACCGCAGCCAAAGCTCGCCTATCCGCGCCTCGATGTGACCCTGCGCATCTCCGGTACGTTTCGCGACACCTTCCCTGGCCAGATCGCCCTCATCGATCAGGCCGCACGCGCCGTCGCAGCGCTGGATGAGCCAGACGACTGGAACGAGCCTGCGGCCGCCCGCCACCGCGGCGAGCATGGCGCGCGCATCTTCGGGGCGGCGCCCGGCCGCTATGGCGCCGCCATGGCCGATCGCGCGCTCGACGGCGACTGGATGCGACGCGAGGAGCTGGGCGCCGCCTATCTCGCGGCCTCCGACCATGCCTATGGCGGCCCTGAGGGCGTGGGCATCGCTGATGCCGGCTTCGCTGCCCGCATCCGCTCTTCAGATGCCTTCATCCATGTCAGCGACACGGCCGGGCGCGACATCCTCGAAGCGACGAGCGCCGCCGACGTCATCGGCGGGCTTGCGGCGGCAGCGAAGGCTCTCGGTGCCGGCCCGACGCTCTACAGCCTCGACAGCTCGAACCCCGAGGCGCCGAAGGCGCGCACGCTGGCCGAGGACATCGCCCGCATCGTCCATGGCCGCCTGACGCATCCGCGCTGGATCGCCTCGCAGCTCGCCCATGGCTGGCGTGGCGCGGCGGAACTGGCCGAGGCGGTCGATACGCTGTTCGTCTTCGCGGCCAGCACGGATGCGGTCGCGGACGGGCTGTTCGATGCGGTCTTCCAGGCCTATTGCGCCGATCCGCAGGTCTGGGCCGCGCTCGAAGCCGCCAATGCGCCTGCCGCCGCTTCGATCCGTTCCCGACTGGCGGAAGCGGCGCGACGCGGGCTCTGGACGAGCCGACGCAACTCGGTCGGTGCCTTCCTGGCGCGGGAGGCCGCGGAATGA
- the cobG gene encoding precorrin-3B synthase produces the protein MNALPREALRRGWCPSTLRPMETGDGWLVRLHPPGATLTPEQLRRIAALAAEYGNGLVEISGRANLQLRGVTAESHPKLVERLLAEHLVDEHDGDGPQRLTLVSPLAGDDPSKLIDALALAEQVEARARRISGLPVKLGIVIDDGGPQTLAGLAGDIRLVGIAPGQAALCLGDRLWHGPVQEADVAAEIDAVLRRFAALRSAAPDRIRRLRDLPDEALASLCTLPEQDAPAPRARPRRAGLFAMGEDRFAALIGLPFGRCDAATLDRLAASIEMGTAAIRLSPWRGLAFRNLHRTEAESLVALADGLELIIRDDDPRLSVQACAGSPACSRAEAPAMADAAALAGAAADLLTQGMTLHVSGCVKACAHPAAADLTLVGREGRYDVVLGGTTRDKSMATLDLSTLKARLQPGQNIHAQLARAVRSTGSRG, from the coding sequence ATGAACGCCCTTCCCAGGGAAGCGCTGCGGCGCGGCTGGTGCCCGAGCACGCTACGACCGATGGAAACGGGCGATGGCTGGCTGGTCCGGCTGCACCCGCCCGGAGCGACGCTGACGCCGGAACAACTGCGACGGATCGCGGCACTGGCAGCCGAATACGGCAACGGGCTGGTCGAGATCTCGGGTCGCGCCAATCTCCAGCTTCGCGGCGTCACGGCCGAGAGCCATCCAAAGCTGGTCGAGCGGCTGCTGGCCGAACATCTGGTCGACGAGCATGACGGCGACGGCCCGCAGCGATTGACGCTGGTTTCTCCGCTCGCCGGTGACGACCCCAGCAAGCTGATCGATGCCCTGGCCCTGGCTGAACAGGTCGAGGCCCGCGCACGCAGGATTTCCGGATTGCCGGTCAAACTCGGCATCGTCATCGATGATGGCGGGCCGCAGACGCTGGCGGGCCTTGCGGGCGACATCAGGCTTGTCGGCATCGCGCCCGGACAGGCGGCGCTCTGCCTGGGCGATCGGCTCTGGCATGGCCCCGTCCAGGAAGCCGATGTCGCTGCGGAGATCGACGCCGTTCTGCGGCGCTTCGCAGCTCTGCGCTCCGCCGCGCCCGATCGCATTCGCCGCCTGCGCGATCTGCCGGACGAAGCGCTCGCGAGCCTGTGCACCCTGCCCGAACAGGACGCGCCCGCGCCCCGCGCCCGGCCTCGGCGCGCCGGATTGTTCGCTATGGGAGAGGATCGGTTCGCCGCGCTCATCGGCCTGCCATTCGGGCGCTGCGATGCGGCGACGCTCGACAGGCTCGCCGCCAGTATCGAGATGGGTACGGCCGCTATCCGGCTTTCGCCGTGGAGAGGTCTCGCCTTCCGCAATCTCCACCGCACCGAGGCCGAAAGCCTGGTCGCGCTGGCCGATGGGCTCGAGCTGATCATCCGCGACGACGATCCGCGCCTCTCGGTGCAGGCCTGCGCCGGCAGTCCCGCCTGCTCGCGTGCCGAGGCGCCGGCCATGGCGGATGCCGCTGCGCTCGCGGGCGCCGCAGCCGATCTGCTTACGCAGGGCATGACGCTGCATGTCTCAGGCTGCGTGAAGGCCTGCGCCCATCCGGCCGCCGCTGATCTCACCCTGGTCGGTCGGGAAGGGCGTTATGACGTGGTTCTCGGCGGCACGACGCGGGACAAGTCGATGGCAACGCTTGACCTTTCAACGCTCAAGGCGCGATTGCAGCCCGGACAGAACATTCACGCACAGCTGGCCAGGGCGGTGCGTTCAACGGGATCGCGCGGTTGA
- a CDS encoding precorrin-8X methylmutase has protein sequence MSRAYDYIQDGAAIYERSFAIIRAEADLARFEGAAERVVVRMIHACGMTDLPRDVEMSAGFAEVAQVALRAGAPILCDAKMVANGVTRARLPAGNEVLCTLDDPQVPALAAQMGTTRSAAAMELWKPRLAGSVVVIGNAPTSLFRLLEMLDAGAPKPAAVIGIPVGFVGAAESKQALAQDGRVPFLVVHGRRGGSAMAAAAVNALAQDKE, from the coding sequence TTGAGCAGGGCATACGATTACATCCAGGACGGGGCGGCGATCTATGAGCGCTCCTTCGCGATCATCCGCGCGGAAGCCGATCTCGCCCGCTTCGAAGGCGCGGCCGAGCGCGTCGTGGTGCGGATGATCCATGCCTGCGGCATGACCGACCTGCCGCGCGACGTCGAGATGTCGGCCGGCTTCGCGGAAGTCGCGCAGGTGGCGCTCCGGGCCGGCGCGCCGATCCTCTGCGATGCCAAGATGGTCGCCAACGGCGTGACCCGCGCCCGCCTGCCGGCCGGCAACGAGGTGCTCTGCACGCTCGACGACCCGCAGGTGCCGGCGCTCGCGGCGCAAATGGGCACGACCCGCTCCGCCGCCGCGATGGAATTGTGGAAGCCGCGTCTCGCCGGCTCCGTCGTCGTCATCGGCAATGCGCCGACTTCGCTGTTCCGCCTGCTCGAGATGCTCGATGCCGGTGCGCCGAAACCTGCCGCCGTGATCGGCATTCCCGTCGGCTTCGTCGGCGCGGCGGAATCGAAACAGGCGCTGGCACAGGATGGGCGCGTGCCCTTCCTCGTCGTGCATGGACGGCGCGGCGGCTCGGCCATGGCGGCGGCCGCCGTCAATGCACTGGCGCAGGACAAGGAATAA
- the cobJ gene encoding precorrin-3B C(17)-methyltransferase: MTGSLTIVGLGPGTPDWITPAAQAALDAATDIVGYGPYVDRVPDRTGLTKHASDNRVEVERAAHALRLAAGGRKVAVVSGGDPGVFAMAAAVFEALEAGEPGWRAIQITVEPGITAMLAAAARAGAPLGGDFCAISLSDNLKPWEVVTARLAAALAADFVICLYNPISKARPWQLGRTLELASQHREANTPMLFARAIGRPDENLRILTLAEAVAAASSADMATLVIIGASSTRLIAREGAAPYVYTPRSVTKSPCATSQGRT, from the coding sequence GTGACGGGCTCGCTCACCATCGTCGGCCTCGGCCCCGGCACGCCGGACTGGATCACGCCGGCGGCCCAGGCCGCGCTCGACGCCGCGACCGACATCGTCGGCTATGGCCCCTATGTCGACCGGGTGCCTGACCGGACCGGGTTGACCAAGCACGCCTCCGACAATCGTGTCGAGGTCGAGCGCGCCGCCCATGCGCTGCGGCTCGCGGCGGGAGGACGCAAGGTCGCGGTCGTCTCTGGCGGCGACCCCGGCGTCTTCGCCATGGCGGCGGCGGTGTTCGAGGCGCTGGAAGCAGGCGAGCCGGGCTGGCGCGCGATTCAGATCACAGTCGAGCCAGGCATTACCGCGATGCTGGCTGCCGCGGCGCGCGCCGGCGCGCCGCTCGGCGGGGATTTCTGCGCGATCTCGCTCTCGGACAATCTCAAGCCCTGGGAGGTCGTGACGGCGCGGCTGGCCGCGGCGCTCGCCGCCGATTTCGTGATCTGCCTCTACAATCCGATCTCAAAGGCGCGGCCCTGGCAGCTCGGCAGGACGCTGGAGCTGGCGTCGCAGCATCGCGAAGCGAACACGCCGATGCTCTTCGCCCGCGCGATCGGGCGACCGGATGAAAACCTGCGCATTCTGACGCTGGCCGAGGCGGTCGCGGCCGCGAGCTCGGCCGACATGGCGACGCTGGTGATAATCGGCGCGTCGAGCACAAGACTGATCGCGCGCGAAGGCGCCGCGCCTTACGTCTACACGCCGCGCTCGGTGACGAAGAGCCCCTGCGCCACCAGCCAGGGCAGGACCTGA
- a CDS encoding cobalt-precorrin-6A reductase → MTVLILGGTSEAAALDQLLAEQAPDIRAIISLAGHTVDPRPTNLPVRIGGFGGVEGLRRYLVEEGIVAVVDATHPFAAIMPFHAEHACKAESVPLLAIRRESWKPRNGDRWKSVPDIEGAVQALGDEPRRVFLTVGRLELPAFADAPQHRYLVRAIEPIGDRLPVPHVDVIQQRGPFDADDEEDLMRREGIELLVSKNSGGPATVGKLVAARRLSLPVVMVERPPKPDVETVDHIDQVLPWLVAQGLFVTERGV, encoded by the coding sequence ATGACCGTCCTCATCCTTGGCGGAACGAGCGAAGCTGCTGCGCTTGACCAGCTTCTCGCTGAGCAGGCACCGGACATTCGCGCCATTATCTCGCTGGCGGGGCACACCGTCGATCCCCGGCCGACGAATCTGCCGGTGCGCATCGGCGGCTTCGGCGGCGTCGAGGGGCTGCGGCGTTATCTCGTCGAGGAAGGCATCGTCGCCGTCGTCGATGCGACCCATCCCTTCGCGGCCATCATGCCGTTCCATGCCGAGCACGCCTGCAAGGCCGAAAGCGTGCCGCTGCTCGCGATCCGCCGCGAATCCTGGAAGCCGCGTAATGGCGACCGCTGGAAATCCGTGCCCGATATCGAGGGCGCCGTGCAGGCGCTGGGTGACGAACCGAGGCGCGTCTTCCTGACTGTGGGCCGGCTCGAATTGCCGGCTTTCGCCGATGCCCCGCAGCATCGTTACCTGGTGCGCGCCATCGAGCCGATCGGCGATCGTTTGCCGGTGCCGCATGTCGATGTCATCCAGCAGCGTGGCCCCTTCGACGCCGACGACGAGGAAGACTTGATGCGCCGCGAGGGCATCGAGCTCCTGGTCAGCAAGAATTCCGGCGGGCCGGCGACGGTCGGCAAGCTCGTGGCGGCGCGCCGGCTTTCGCTGCCGGTGGTGATGGTCGAGCGGCCGCCCAAGCCCGATGTCGAGACCGTCGACCATATCGATCAGGTCCTGCCCTGGCTGGTGGCGCAGGGGCTCTTCGTCACCGAGCGCGGCGTGTAG
- a CDS encoding cobalamin biosynthesis protein: MSIGRLVAGIGIRPGTEATDILACLDEALAIAGLSGAATPRFATLASRATEAGMVAAAADRSAELVAIPDEALKGFEAACATRSTRIASLYGVGSVAEAAALAAAGPGGTLVQPRIATGRVTCALARTTP, translated from the coding sequence TTGAGCATCGGCCGCCTCGTCGCCGGCATCGGCATCAGGCCCGGCACCGAGGCCACGGATATCCTCGCCTGCCTCGACGAGGCGCTGGCGATCGCCGGGCTGTCAGGTGCGGCGACGCCGCGCTTCGCCACGCTGGCGAGCCGCGCCACGGAAGCTGGCATGGTCGCGGCCGCGGCCGACCGTTCGGCGGAGCTCGTCGCCATCCCCGATGAGGCGCTGAAAGGTTTCGAAGCCGCCTGCGCGACGCGCTCGACCCGGATCGCCTCGCTCTACGGCGTCGGCTCTGTGGCGGAGGCGGCCGCGCTCGCCGCGGCCGGGCCAGGCGGCACGCTCGTCCAGCCGCGGATCGCGACCGGGCGCGTCACCTGCGCACTCGCCAGGACAACACCATGA
- the cobM gene encoding precorrin-4 C(11)-methyltransferase produces the protein MTIHFIGAGPGAPDLITLRGRDLIASCPVCLYAGSLIPQAMLGWCPPGARIVDTAPLALDAIIVEMEAAHRSGQDVARLHSGDLSIWSACGEQMRRLDRLGIPYTVTPGVPAFAAAAAALKRELTLPGVAQSLVLTRTSGRASAMPEKEKLATFAASGTTLAIHLSIHVIEQVVAELIPFYGADCPVAVVFRATWRDETILRDHLAGIAEQVRASALERTALILVGPALAADEFGESALYSIDYDRRFRPRGGQ, from the coding sequence ATGACCATTCATTTCATCGGCGCCGGGCCCGGCGCGCCCGATCTCATCACCCTGCGCGGGCGCGATCTCATCGCCTCCTGCCCGGTCTGTCTCTATGCCGGCTCGTTGATCCCGCAGGCGATGCTGGGCTGGTGCCCGCCCGGCGCGCGGATCGTCGACACCGCCCCGCTCGCTCTCGATGCGATCATCGTCGAGATGGAAGCCGCGCATCGTTCCGGGCAGGATGTGGCGCGCCTGCATTCCGGTGATCTCTCGATCTGGAGCGCCTGTGGCGAACAGATGCGCCGGCTCGACCGACTTGGTATTCCCTATACGGTGACGCCCGGCGTGCCCGCCTTCGCAGCCGCCGCTGCCGCGTTGAAGCGCGAGCTGACGCTGCCCGGCGTGGCGCAATCGCTGGTGCTGACGCGCACCTCCGGCCGCGCCTCGGCCATGCCGGAGAAGGAGAAGCTCGCGACCTTCGCCGCATCCGGCACCACGCTCGCTATTCACCTCTCGATCCACGTGATCGAGCAGGTCGTGGCGGAGCTGATACCCTTCTATGGAGCAGACTGCCCCGTCGCCGTGGTCTTCCGCGCAACTTGGCGGGACGAGACCATCTTGCGCGATCACTTAGCCGGCATTGCCGAACAGGTGCGGGCAAGCGCGCTGGAGCGGACGGCGCTGATCCTGGTCGGGCCGGCACTGGCCGCCGATGAGTTCGGTGAAAGCGCGCTCTACTCCATCGATTACGACCGCCGCTTTCGGCCGCGAGGCGGCCAATGA